The following DNA comes from Halobacillus litoralis.
TCACCACCTGATGAAGAGTCATTAGCGAAATTACCTCCATTAAAGGGCCATACCTTGAAAGTAAGAGAAGATAAGATGGATATTGTATTCTCAGGATTAGGATGGGTAACTGTTCCGGAAGGGGACGTAACGGTAACTGCATATGTACCTGAAGGTGTGAAAGTATCCTTGAGAGAGTCTTTGATATAGGAGGGGATCATTTGTACAAACTAGGCTTAATCGGCTACCCGATCGGTCATTCATCATCGCCATGGATTCATGAGCAATTAATGAAGCAGCAAGGGGTCCAGGGGAAATATGACTTGTTGGAAATTCACCCAGATAAATTCGATGAGGAGATTTCATCATTAAAAGAAAAAGGACTGGATGGTTTTAATGTTACGGTTCCTTTTAAAGAAAAAATCATTCCTCACCTGGATGCCATTGATGGAAGTGCTCTCCACCTTGGTGCTGTTAACACAGTAAAAAATACGGAAAACGGGTGGATCGGATATAATACGGATGGGAGCGGGTTTGTACATTCCTTGAAAAACCGTTTCCCTGACATTTTCCAAAGTGGTTCAAAAGCTCTCCTTTTAGGTAGTGGTGGAGCTGCAAGAGGTATTTATGAAGCTTTGACTGGATCAGGGATGGATTCTGTAGATATAGCGAACAGAACGATAGGCAGAGCTGAGGAAGTGATTGAACAAATCTCTTCCCGTGCACAAGCTGAGGCCCTGACATTAGCAGAAGCGGAAGAGTCGTTGGGCAGCTATGACCTTGTGGTTCAAACTACCACTGTAGGTATGAGTCCAAATGATCAGCAAACCATTATACGCCTGAATCGCTTGACAAAAGGGACGGTTGTAAGCGATATTGTTTATCGACCGATGAAGACGAAATTTTTAAAGGAAGCTGAGATAAATGGGGCAAGGGTCCATTATGGACACGAAATGTTGTTGCAGCAAGCCGTGTATGCATTTAAGATATGGACAGATACAGAACCTGAGGCTTTGCCCCTGCTCGATGAATTCGAACAAAAATTGAAAGGGGTATAGGATGTTAACTAGTAAACAGAAGAAGCATTTGCGGAAAGCCTCCCATAATGTACAACCGATCTTCCAAGTAGGGAAGGCTGGCGTTAATGAGAATATGACAACACAGATTAATGAAGCATTAGAGAAAAGAGAACTTATCAAGGTAAGTATCTTACAAAACTGCTTCGAAGATAACAATCAAGTAGCTGATGAGATTGTTGAAGCCACTGACGCTCATATTGTACAAGTAATTGGAAACACGGTTATCCTTTACAAAGAATCTGAAGAAAACAAACAAATCGAATTACCGTAAAGGAGAGGCGATATGAATAGAGTCGGAATACTCGGGGGTACTTTCGATCCACCACATCAAGGTCATTTAATTATGGCTGAGTATGCTTTAGAAGAAATGGACTTAGATGAGGTTTGGTTCATGCCCTCCTTTATCCCCCCTCATAAGCAGGAATCTACTACGGATGCGAATGCCCGTTTGAAAATGGTCGAATTGGCGACCAAGGATCATCCTGAATTCAGGGTTTGTGATGTTGAATTAATGAGAAAAGGTACATCATATACGGTGGATACCATGACTTATTTAAAACAACAATACCCTGAGCTCGCCTTTTACTTTATCATTGGAGGCGATATGGTGGAGCACCTATCGAAATGGAACCGAGTTGATGAATTGCAGCAAATGGTTGAATTCATAGGTGTTGAGCGCCCAGGTTATGAGTGGAGTGATGAGATTCCTGTCCACTTCATAGATATTCCATCTATAGATATCTCTTCGACAGTGGTCAGGGAGAGGGTAACAAGTGGGAAGAGCGTCCGGTATTTGATTCCGGATGCAGTCGATTCCTATATAAAGGAGCATCACTTGTATGGAAATAACTCGTGAACAAGCTTTAGAGTATGTTCGTCCCTTTTTGAAAAAGGAAAGGTATGAACATACGGTGAGAGTGACGGATGAAGCAATAAAGCTGGCAGAACGCTTTGGAGCGGATGTCAA
Coding sequences within:
- the aroE gene encoding shikimate dehydrogenase; the encoded protein is MYKLGLIGYPIGHSSSPWIHEQLMKQQGVQGKYDLLEIHPDKFDEEISSLKEKGLDGFNVTVPFKEKIIPHLDAIDGSALHLGAVNTVKNTENGWIGYNTDGSGFVHSLKNRFPDIFQSGSKALLLGSGGAARGIYEALTGSGMDSVDIANRTIGRAEEVIEQISSRAQAEALTLAEAEESLGSYDLVVQTTTVGMSPNDQQTIIRLNRLTKGTVVSDIVYRPMKTKFLKEAEINGARVHYGHEMLLQQAVYAFKIWTDTEPEALPLLDEFEQKLKGV
- the yhbY gene encoding ribosome assembly RNA-binding protein YhbY, which gives rise to MLTSKQKKHLRKASHNVQPIFQVGKAGVNENMTTQINEALEKRELIKVSILQNCFEDNNQVADEIVEATDAHIVQVIGNTVILYKESEENKQIELP
- a CDS encoding nicotinate-nucleotide adenylyltransferase codes for the protein MNRVGILGGTFDPPHQGHLIMAEYALEEMDLDEVWFMPSFIPPHKQESTTDANARLKMVELATKDHPEFRVCDVELMRKGTSYTVDTMTYLKQQYPELAFYFIIGGDMVEHLSKWNRVDELQQMVEFIGVERPGYEWSDEIPVHFIDIPSIDISSTVVRERVTSGKSVRYLIPDAVDSYIKEHHLYGNNS